A region from the Nostoc sp. HK-01 genome encodes:
- a CDS encoding 3-isopropylmalate dehydratase small subunit, with the protein MVSEVKQVSGQAIPLVGDDIDTDRIIPARFLKAITFDGLGENAFIDDRTALKGEHPFDQPQYQDASVLIVNRNFGCGSSREHAPQAIAKWGIKALIGESFAEIFLGNCVAIGVPCVTAEAATVKKLQELVTANPQATVTVNLETLQVQLGDFTAPVFMGEGSRNMFVSGSWDACGQLVANAEKIRATAGKLPYVAWG; encoded by the coding sequence ATGGTAAGTGAAGTTAAACAAGTATCTGGGCAAGCTATACCTTTAGTTGGTGATGACATTGATACAGACAGGATTATTCCTGCTCGTTTTTTAAAGGCTATTACTTTCGACGGTTTGGGCGAAAATGCCTTTATTGACGATCGCACAGCTTTAAAAGGTGAACATCCTTTTGATCAACCCCAATATCAGGATGCCAGTGTGTTAATTGTTAACCGTAACTTTGGCTGCGGTTCATCACGAGAACACGCACCGCAAGCGATCGCAAAATGGGGTATTAAAGCTTTAATTGGTGAAAGCTTTGCGGAAATCTTCTTGGGTAACTGCGTGGCTATTGGTGTACCTTGTGTCACTGCTGAGGCGGCCACTGTAAAAAAACTCCAAGAACTAGTAACAGCTAATCCCCAAGCAACAGTAACGGTAAATTTAGAAACCTTACAAGTGCAACTGGGTGACTTTACAGCACCAGTTTTCATGGGTGAAGGTTCCAGAAATATGTTTGTTTCTGGTAGTTGGGATGCTTGTGGTCAGTTAGTCGCTAATGCAGAAAAAATTCGCGCTACGGCTGGTAAACTGCCTTATGTCGCTTGGGGTTAA
- a CDS encoding Rieske [2Fe-2S] domain-containing protein, with amino-acid sequence MKKTRRDFLIYIVGSSFTSVAIGYLFPKASQSREVDIETLCSLFPQNSRCQNYLPGVEALDIKGKAIQTNTLLATAQPGIPIPVKGLPNDKVDYLIIKDGPAIAEYGIRPICTHLGCTVEWNQQKNHFICPCHGSQYDSQGRVVHGPAVRSLPLITVVVKQNQVRLVDSKPAIDPR; translated from the coding sequence ATGAAAAAAACACGGCGGGATTTTTTAATTTATATCGTAGGTAGTAGCTTCACCTCAGTAGCTATCGGATATCTATTTCCCAAAGCCAGCCAAAGTCGTGAGGTAGATATAGAGACCCTTTGCTCGTTATTTCCGCAGAATTCACGTTGTCAAAATTATCTTCCCGGCGTTGAGGCGCTGGATATTAAGGGTAAAGCAATTCAAACTAATACATTGTTAGCAACTGCTCAACCTGGAATTCCAATACCAGTTAAAGGATTGCCAAACGATAAGGTTGATTATCTCATCATTAAAGACGGGCCTGCGATCGCCGAGTATGGTATACGTCCGATTTGCACCCATTTAGGCTGCACTGTTGAGTGGAATCAACAGAAAAATCACTTTATTTGTCCTTGTCATGGCTCTCAATACGATTCTCAAGGCCGAGTGGTTCATGGCCCTGCGGTACGTTCTCTACCACTGATTACAGTAGTAGTCAAGCAGAACCAAGTTCGCTTAGTTGACAGCAAACCTGCCATCGATCCACGTTAA
- a CDS encoding PAS/PAC sensor hybrid histidine kinase yields MQPEPQVNILLVDDKLENLLALEAILERLGEKLVKATSGAEALRCLLHQDFAVILLDVQMPGMDGFETANLIRSRERSLQTPIIFLTAFSTSDQMLFKGYALGAVDYLLKPIDTNILISKVTVFVELFKKTQAIKEQATQLAAVNAELRQSEERFRSLSTCSPVGIFEMDTEGKCRYTNPHYQAICGLNTVESLEKQWLEFVHPDDQERAIASWNKYLDIGSQNYSEDFQFLTANGGHRWVQVRSSRMVSAQGKLLGYVGTLEDITERKQAEEVRTQIIREQTARQEAEAANRMKDEFLAVLSHELRTPLTSMLGWSKILRSKKLDDKATAKALEAIERNATSQVQLIEDILDVSRIIRGQLKLNLCAVNLSAVMEAALEAVRPLAEAKHIQINTILDSSIGSVCGDPVRLQQVVWNLLTNAIKFTPKDGNVAVHLELMQHRDQEPGGEFPSEEIVISSGLSPIRFFTSSYAQIQVIDTGIGIEPDFLPKVFERFRQADSTTTRSHNGLGLGLAIVRHLVELHNGIILADSPGKGQGATFTLRLPLMPSNSLDGKAENSPSCTAATTPLAGLKVLVVDDQTDSRNFLAFMFEEYGANATAVASVDTALAIIEQTKPDILVSDISISGQDSYNLIQTIRALAPENGGSIPAIALTAFSREEDRLKILAAGFQHYLTKPIDPENLINVVTSVLKLPPSVAIT; encoded by the coding sequence ATGCAGCCTGAACCGCAAGTCAACATCCTTTTGGTAGATGACAAACTAGAAAATTTGTTGGCATTAGAAGCAATTTTAGAAAGACTGGGAGAAAAGTTAGTAAAAGCCACGTCTGGAGCCGAAGCTTTGCGGTGTCTTCTGCATCAAGATTTTGCGGTAATTTTGCTGGATGTGCAAATGCCAGGAATGGATGGCTTTGAAACTGCCAACCTGATTCGTAGTCGAGAGCGATCGCTACAAACTCCAATTATTTTTCTGACAGCCTTTAGCACTAGTGATCAAATGCTATTTAAAGGCTATGCTCTGGGCGCTGTTGATTATTTGCTTAAACCCATAGATACGAACATATTAATATCGAAAGTTACAGTCTTTGTTGAGCTGTTTAAAAAAACTCAAGCCATTAAAGAACAAGCAACTCAACTAGCAGCTGTTAATGCAGAACTACGGCAAAGTGAAGAGCGATTTCGCTCCCTTAGCACTTGTTCTCCTGTAGGGATTTTTGAAATGGATACAGAGGGCAAATGTAGATATACTAATCCTCACTATCAGGCAATTTGTGGTTTAAATACAGTAGAAAGTTTAGAAAAACAATGGCTAGAATTTGTCCATCCAGATGACCAAGAACGCGCGATCGCTAGTTGGAATAAATATCTTGATATAGGTAGCCAAAACTATTCGGAAGATTTTCAATTTCTCACAGCTAATGGTGGACACCGCTGGGTACAGGTGCGTTCATCACGTATGGTTTCGGCTCAAGGGAAATTACTTGGCTATGTCGGAACTCTTGAAGATATCACCGAACGCAAGCAAGCTGAAGAAGTTCGCACTCAAATCATTCGAGAACAAACAGCCAGACAAGAAGCAGAAGCCGCAAATCGGATGAAGGATGAGTTTCTGGCGGTGCTGTCTCATGAACTCCGCACACCTTTGACTTCGATGCTAGGCTGGTCAAAAATTCTGCGTTCTAAAAAACTGGATGATAAAGCGACAGCTAAGGCTTTAGAAGCAATTGAACGCAATGCTACATCTCAGGTGCAATTAATTGAAGATATTTTAGATGTATCGCGGATTATTCGCGGTCAGCTAAAACTGAATTTATGTGCGGTGAACTTAAGTGCTGTGATGGAAGCAGCCCTAGAAGCGGTGCGTCCCTTAGCAGAAGCTAAACATATTCAAATCAACACAATTCTCGATTCTTCTATTGGTTCAGTTTGCGGTGATCCAGTACGGTTGCAGCAAGTAGTCTGGAATCTTTTAACTAATGCAATTAAGTTTACACCTAAAGACGGTAACGTTGCAGTCCATCTAGAATTGATGCAGCACAGAGATCAGGAGCCTGGGGGAGAATTCCCATCAGAGGAAATTGTCATTTCCTCTGGCTTGTCTCCCATACGATTTTTTACATCTTCCTATGCTCAAATTCAAGTAATTGATACAGGTATTGGTATCGAACCAGATTTTTTACCCAAAGTATTTGAAAGATTTCGCCAGGCAGACAGTACCACCACGCGATCGCACAATGGGTTAGGCTTAGGACTAGCAATTGTCCGACATTTGGTAGAACTGCACAACGGGATAATTCTCGCAGACAGCCCAGGTAAAGGTCAGGGCGCAACTTTTACCTTGAGACTCCCATTAATGCCAAGCAACAGTCTTGATGGTAAAGCCGAAAATTCTCCTTCTTGTACAGCTGCTACTACACCTTTAGCTGGATTGAAAGTATTGGTTGTAGATGATCAAACCGATAGCCGAAATTTTTTAGCATTTATGTTTGAAGAGTATGGTGCAAATGCTACAGCCGTGGCATCAGTTGATACAGCATTGGCAATCATCGAACAAACAAAACCTGATATTCTGGTTAGCGACATCAGTATATCAGGTCAAGATAGTTATAATTTAATCCAAACAATCCGCGCTTTAGCACCGGAAAATGGGGGGAGCATTCCCGCGATCGCTCTAACTGCATTTTCCCGCGAAGAAGACCGCTTAAAAATTCTCGCAGCTGGTTTTCAACATTACTTAACTAAACCGATTGACCCTGAGAATTTAATTAACGTAGTTACGAGCGTTTTAAAACTACCACCGTCTGTAGCAATTACTTAG
- a CDS encoding binding-protein-dependent transport systems inner membrane component yields the protein MNWWQRLKKNPLARFGAILLLIFYVAVIAADFVAPYDPYISQPNGSLLPPTKIYWVSQSSKKFIGPHIYPTTQGNTDINTGDRQLIVDFTKPSPLRLFVSGPEYHLLQLSLPLPPKWDEVTIFPGIPLNWHLFGADNGVRLNIFGTDDQGRDQFSRLLHGGRISLFIGIIGVVFTFPLGLLLGGISGYFGGWLDSVIMRFAEVLMTFPSIYLLVTLGAVLPPGLSSTQRFLLIVIITSVISWAGLARVIRGQVLSIKEREFVQAARAMGGNPLYIIVRHVLPQTATYVIISATLSVPSFISAEAVLSLIGLGIQQPDPSWGNMLTLASNASILVLQPWLIWPPAVLIILTVLAFNLLGDGLRDALDPRSLQR from the coding sequence ATGAATTGGTGGCAAAGACTTAAGAAAAATCCTTTGGCGCGATTTGGAGCAATTTTGCTGTTAATTTTCTATGTAGCGGTGATTGCAGCAGATTTCGTTGCTCCTTACGACCCATATATTTCACAGCCAAATGGTTCACTGCTACCACCAACAAAAATTTATTGGGTTTCCCAGTCTTCCAAGAAATTTATCGGCCCGCATATTTACCCCACAACTCAAGGTAATACTGATATAAATACAGGCGATCGCCAGTTAATTGTAGATTTTACTAAGCCCTCTCCTTTACGTTTATTTGTATCTGGGCCGGAATACCATCTATTACAGCTGAGTTTACCACTACCACCAAAATGGGATGAAGTCACCATTTTTCCGGGAATTCCGTTAAATTGGCATTTATTTGGTGCAGATAATGGCGTAAGATTAAACATTTTTGGCACTGATGATCAAGGACGTGATCAATTCAGTCGATTGCTACATGGCGGCCGCATTAGTTTGTTTATTGGGATTATCGGTGTAGTTTTTACTTTCCCTCTTGGTCTACTGCTGGGTGGGATTTCGGGTTATTTTGGTGGTTGGCTCGATAGTGTCATCATGCGTTTTGCAGAAGTTCTGATGACTTTCCCCAGTATTTATCTGTTGGTGACATTAGGTGCAGTTTTACCACCTGGCTTAAGTAGTACCCAGCGCTTTTTATTAATTGTTATTATTACTTCTGTGATTAGTTGGGCTGGTTTAGCTAGAGTAATTCGAGGACAAGTACTTTCTATTAAAGAACGGGAATTTGTTCAAGCTGCACGCGCAATGGGTGGAAATCCGCTTTACATTATTGTTCGTCATGTTCTGCCGCAAACTGCTACTTATGTAATTATTTCTGCAACCTTATCAGTTCCTAGTTTTATTAGTGCTGAAGCCGTTTTAAGTTTAATTGGGTTAGGAATTCAACAGCCAGATCCTTCTTGGGGTAATATGCTTACCCTAGCCAGTAATGCTTCAATTTTGGTACTCCAACCTTGGTTAATCTGGCCGCCAGCAGTACTAATTATTTTGACAGTATTAGCATTTAATTTACTAGGTGATGGCTTAAGAGATGCTCTAGATCCCCGCAGTTTACAAAGATAA